The proteins below come from a single Anaerolineae bacterium genomic window:
- the xylB gene encoding xylulokinase, whose protein sequence is MKMDLILSLDLGTTSLKALLVDAEGAIHAQAEREYPIYTPQPGWAEQDPQDWWQAAVSATRACLAVTDATAVRAIGLSGQMHGTVLLDADGTPLMPAVIWADQRGSAQATAITAHLGSARLAEIAGSRVAAGFMAATLLWIQQERPDVWTRIRSVLLPKDWLRWRLTGHLATEVSDASGTTLMDIRCRSWSAEILTALGIDHAIMPPILESGDIAGELIGEAAAALGLPAGVPVVAGGADQATGALGSGVVEPDTLLMSLGTGGQLVLPLSEVVVDRQLRAHTFCHALPQRWYLLGAILSAGLAFRWLRDAVLEFDPANGYERMTALAEAVPPGAEGLLWVPHLVGERTPYMDPDARGVLVGLTLRHGRAHLVRAMMEGIALNLRNAFEVFHELGVSPQRIVMAGGGARSPLWRQIVADVFQREVIPLQVEAQSALGAAILAGAAVGLLPDAITASRQWARYGAPVTPNPANAAVYATLFDLFRSMHPRHQADFVRLKRLSLESS, encoded by the coding sequence CAAGATCCCCAAGACTGGTGGCAGGCCGCTGTATCCGCCACCCGTGCTTGCCTAGCGGTCACCGACGCGACCGCTGTGCGCGCGATCGGGCTCTCCGGCCAAATGCACGGCACGGTGTTGCTTGATGCCGATGGTACTCCCTTGATGCCCGCCGTGATCTGGGCCGATCAACGCGGTAGCGCGCAGGCAACCGCGATCACGGCGCACCTCGGCTCGGCGCGCCTGGCCGAGATCGCCGGCAGCCGTGTCGCCGCCGGGTTTATGGCCGCTACCCTCCTCTGGATTCAACAGGAGCGCCCCGATGTGTGGACACGGATTCGCTCAGTGCTCCTGCCCAAGGATTGGCTGCGTTGGCGCCTCACCGGCCACCTGGCTACGGAGGTCTCCGATGCATCCGGCACGACGCTGATGGACATCCGCTGCCGATCCTGGAGCGCCGAGATCCTGACCGCCTTGGGCATTGACCACGCCATCATGCCGCCGATCCTAGAATCCGGTGATATAGCCGGCGAACTCATCGGCGAGGCCGCCGCCGCGCTGGGGCTGCCCGCAGGGGTGCCCGTCGTCGCCGGCGGGGCCGATCAGGCCACCGGCGCGCTGGGCAGTGGCGTTGTGGAACCAGACACCCTGCTGATGTCACTGGGGACAGGCGGCCAATTGGTGCTTCCACTATCCGAGGTCGTGGTGGATCGCCAATTGCGGGCGCACACCTTCTGTCACGCGCTGCCCCAGCGCTGGTACCTGCTGGGCGCGATCCTCTCTGCGGGACTGGCCTTTCGCTGGCTACGTGATGCTGTGCTGGAATTCGATCCAGCCAATGGCTACGAGCGGATGACGGCGCTGGCCGAGGCGGTCCCCCCAGGCGCCGAAGGGTTGCTATGGGTCCCTCACTTAGTCGGCGAGCGAACGCCCTACATGGACCCTGACGCCCGCGGTGTGTTAGTGGGTTTGACCCTGCGTCATGGCCGTGCCCATCTGGTGCGAGCCATGATGGAGGGGATTGCGCTTAACTTGCGTAACGCGTTTGAGGTCTTTCACGAGCTGGGGGTTAGCCCGCAGCGCATTGTGATGGCGGGCGGCGGCGCGCGCAGCCCCCTCTGGCGCCAGATTGTGGCCGACGTCTTTCAACGAGAAGTGATCCCCCTTCAGGTCGAGGCCCAATCTGCGCTGGGCGCGGCAATCCTGGCGGGAGCTGCCGTGGGACTCCTCCCCGATGCGATCACTGCTAGCCGGCAGTGGGCGCGCTATGGCGCACCGGTGACGCCCAACCCGGCCAACGCGGCCGTGTATGCGACGCTCTTCGATCTCTTCCGCAGCATGCACCCCAGGCACCAGGCCGACTTCGTGCGCCTGAAGCGCCTTTCGCTTGAATCCAGCTAA
- the acs gene encoding acetate--CoA ligase produces MAEIRTGQTPIHGDGTKTAERQFLEGEVYFPSEEVVAQARVKDWEALSRYAAEDLEGFWAREAEELEWFRKWDRVLDDSNKPFYKWFVGGKVNIVHNCLDRYQKTWRKNKLALIWVGEPGDVRTYSYYALHREVNQFANILKAFGIQKGDRVTIYMPRIPEIVIAMLACAKIGAIHSVVYGGFSVDALQGRIEDSQSRMVITADGGWMNGKIVELKKTVDDALKRCPSVETVIAVRRTGHDVRMEPGRDYWYQDLIKLPIATGKCPTEVMDAEDPLYILYTSGTTGKPKAVVHTHGGYMVGVYSSLKYVFDLKEEDRWWCAADPGWVTGHSYIVYGPLLNGATSFMYEGAPTYPYPDRWWALIEKYGITILYTAPTAIRGLMRFGESWPNRHDLSSLRLLGSVGEPINPEAWKWYYRVIGKERCPIMDTWWQTETGMFMITPTPVVPLKPGSGTRPFFGQEAEILDEHGNPVPDGEEGYLVLKRPWPAMLRTIYNDPDRYVSQYWSKYPGKYLTGDSAKRDKDGYFWIIGRVDDVIKVSGYRLGTAEIESALVSHPAVAEAAAIGLPHEIKGQAIHAYCILRSGYTPSEALAEELREHVRQHLGPIARPEQIVFTDKLPKTRSGKIMRRVLKARALGLPEGDISTLEE; encoded by the coding sequence ATGGCCGAGATCCGCACCGGTCAAACCCCCATCCACGGCGATGGCACCAAGACAGCCGAACGGCAGTTCTTGGAGGGGGAAGTGTACTTCCCCTCAGAAGAGGTCGTCGCCCAGGCTCGCGTCAAAGATTGGGAGGCCCTTAGCCGTTACGCAGCGGAGGACTTAGAGGGGTTCTGGGCGCGCGAGGCAGAAGAGTTGGAATGGTTCCGGAAATGGGACCGCGTCCTAGATGACAGCAATAAGCCTTTCTACAAATGGTTTGTCGGCGGCAAGGTGAACATCGTCCACAACTGCCTGGACCGCTATCAGAAGACGTGGCGCAAAAATAAGTTGGCCTTGATCTGGGTGGGCGAGCCAGGGGACGTGCGCACGTATTCATACTACGCCCTTCACCGCGAGGTGAACCAATTCGCGAACATTCTGAAGGCCTTTGGCATCCAAAAAGGCGATCGGGTCACCATCTATATGCCGCGCATCCCGGAGATCGTGATCGCCATGTTGGCCTGTGCCAAGATCGGGGCGATCCATTCCGTCGTCTACGGGGGGTTCAGCGTGGATGCCCTGCAGGGGCGGATTGAGGACTCCCAATCGCGCATGGTCATCACCGCTGACGGGGGGTGGATGAACGGCAAGATCGTGGAATTGAAGAAGACGGTGGACGACGCGCTCAAGCGATGCCCGTCTGTGGAAACGGTGATCGCGGTGCGGCGCACTGGGCATGACGTGCGGATGGAGCCCGGCCGCGATTACTGGTATCAAGACCTGATCAAGCTGCCCATTGCCACCGGCAAATGCCCCACTGAGGTCATGGACGCTGAGGACCCGCTGTATATCCTCTACACTTCAGGCACTACCGGCAAGCCCAAGGCGGTCGTTCACACCCACGGCGGCTATATGGTTGGCGTTTATTCTTCTCTCAAATACGTCTTCGATCTCAAGGAAGAGGACCGCTGGTGGTGCGCCGCTGATCCTGGCTGGGTGACTGGCCATTCTTATATCGTCTATGGGCCATTGCTCAACGGCGCGACCAGCTTCATGTACGAGGGCGCGCCCACCTACCCCTATCCAGATCGCTGGTGGGCCCTGATCGAGAAGTACGGCATCACCATCCTCTACACAGCTCCCACTGCCATCCGCGGCCTCATGCGCTTCGGCGAATCGTGGCCCAATCGCCATGACCTCAGCTCGCTGCGCCTGCTGGGCTCGGTGGGCGAGCCGATCAACCCGGAGGCCTGGAAGTGGTACTATCGCGTGATCGGTAAGGAGCGCTGCCCGATTATGGACACTTGGTGGCAGACGGAGACGGGCATGTTCATGATCACCCCTACGCCTGTGGTGCCGCTCAAGCCAGGCTCCGGCACCCGCCCCTTCTTCGGACAAGAGGCGGAAATCCTGGACGAGCACGGCAATCCGGTGCCTGATGGCGAGGAGGGATATCTGGTGCTCAAGCGCCCCTGGCCAGCTATGCTCCGCACCATCTACAATGACCCTGATCGCTACGTGAGCCAATATTGGAGCAAATATCCCGGCAAATACCTGACCGGCGACTCGGCCAAGCGCGATAAAGACGGCTATTTCTGGATCATCGGCCGTGTGGACGACGTAATCAAGGTCTCCGGTTACCGCCTGGGGACGGCTGAGATCGAGAGCGCGTTGGTGAGCCATCCCGCTGTGGCGGAGGCGGCGGCCATCGGCCTGCCCCATGAGATCAAAGGCCAGGCGATCCATGCCTACTGCATCCTGCGATCCGGCTATACCCCCTCAGAAGCCCTAGCCGAGGAGCTACGCGAGCACGTGCGGCAACACCTGGGGCCGATTGCCCGTCCGGAGCAGATCGTATTCACCGATAAGCTGCCCAAGACGCGGTCGGGCAAGATCATGCGTCGCGTGCTCAAGGCGCGCGCGCTGGGACTGCCCGAAGGCGATATCTCCACGTTGGAGGAGTGA
- a CDS encoding DUF3048 domain-containing protein has product MQRLARCLVLALVLLWVLGCDNPRRGPTPTPTKTPRPTVQTSMPTPIPPTSTPTDTPFPTATPTPTATLGLSLIIPGNDPGISPFTGLRPADPLVLERRPLAIKVANTANVRPQSGLSKADVVVESRVEFNVTRFTAIYHSQDAERVGSIRSARLIDVELPVIFDAVLCFSGGVEPVRQRLYNSDIGDHILEQARNGAAYFRDPNIPVPHNLFANTATLWRTVTQRGWNQRPRPTAAWVFSEVPPEGGAPARQVDIPYPDGTVRWVYDAATGRWKRFVRGEPHVEALDGQQLTAADVVILAANHVPTLILEHGTKDIGINRSIEIQLWGQGPLKVLRDGRVYEGMWVRPERHAPFRFVDAAGNDIPLKPGNSWWQVIPLDMSVTISQ; this is encoded by the coding sequence ATGCAGCGGTTAGCCCGGTGTTTGGTTTTAGCCCTTGTGCTGCTTTGGGTATTGGGGTGCGATAATCCCCGCCGTGGGCCGACGCCTACGCCCACCAAAACCCCACGGCCGACCGTGCAGACGAGCATGCCGACGCCCATCCCGCCCACGTCAACGCCCACAGATACCCCTTTTCCCACCGCGACGCCCACACCAACGGCTACCCTTGGCCTCAGCTTGATCATTCCGGGCAATGATCCGGGGATCTCGCCGTTCACCGGCTTGCGCCCCGCCGATCCGTTGGTGCTAGAACGGCGGCCTCTGGCGATCAAGGTCGCCAACACGGCTAATGTGAGGCCGCAATCGGGGTTGAGCAAGGCCGATGTGGTGGTCGAAAGCCGGGTAGAGTTCAACGTGACGCGCTTCACCGCCATCTACCATAGCCAGGATGCTGAACGGGTAGGCTCGATCCGCAGCGCCCGCTTAATTGACGTGGAATTGCCGGTCATCTTCGACGCAGTGCTGTGCTTCTCCGGGGGCGTGGAGCCGGTCCGACAACGGCTGTACAATTCCGATATCGGTGATCACATCTTAGAACAGGCGCGTAACGGCGCCGCTTACTTCCGAGATCCGAACATCCCGGTGCCGCATAATCTGTTCGCCAACACCGCTACGCTCTGGCGGACGGTCACGCAGCGCGGCTGGAATCAGCGGCCTCGCCCGACGGCGGCCTGGGTCTTCTCTGAAGTGCCGCCCGAGGGTGGCGCGCCGGCCCGCCAGGTGGACATCCCGTATCCAGACGGCACCGTGCGATGGGTCTACGATGCAGCAACAGGGCGCTGGAAACGGTTTGTGCGCGGCGAGCCGCACGTCGAGGCATTGGATGGACAGCAACTCACCGCGGCGGATGTGGTGATCCTGGCGGCCAATCATGTGCCGACGTTGATCCTGGAGCACGGCACGAAGGACATCGGCATCAACCGATCCATCGAGATCCAGTTATGGGGACAGGGGCCGCTGAAGGTGTTACGGGATGGTCGAGTGTACGAAGGGATGTGGGTGCGTCCGGAGCGACACGCGCCGTTCCGGTTCGTAGATGCCGCCGGCAATGACATTCCGCTGAAGCCGGGCAACAGTTGGTGGCAGGTAATCCCATTGGACATGAGCGTGACCATCAGCCAGTAA
- a CDS encoding site-2 protease family protein: MEKATSMHVWQVPEESTTRALQMELWDVFITRDVLESQQGTVITFVGSLQQDADVAFRALKQRFSRHGYTPMLRRQNGEDVIVAVPEMAQPLVNSRPLVHLVLFLATLLTTMAMGAVIAGANPLRNPRELERGAAFAFGLLSILGVHELGHYFVARRHGVAVTLPYFIPVPFGLGTFGAFIQLQSPVENRRALFDVGIAGPLAGTLAAIPLFVIGLIQSRVVVDPGYNKLSASLLVESLVQLVRPHPDGYVVLLHPLALAAWFGLLVTGINLLPAGQLDGGHIAYAVLGAQARWMTLGVLLMLMVMGWLYWPGWYVWALFVALTGRDHPAPLDDITTLDGIRRLWALLGLGTLAITFTPAPF, encoded by the coding sequence GTGGAAAAGGCAACGTCTATGCATGTCTGGCAGGTGCCTGAAGAGAGCACGACGCGCGCCCTACAGATGGAATTGTGGGATGTGTTCATCACGCGAGATGTTCTGGAAAGCCAACAAGGCACCGTCATCACGTTCGTAGGGTCTTTACAACAGGACGCGGATGTGGCCTTTCGCGCCTTGAAGCAGCGGTTTTCTCGACATGGCTACACGCCAATGTTGCGTCGGCAGAATGGAGAGGATGTCATTGTGGCCGTGCCTGAGATGGCGCAACCTCTGGTTAACTCTCGGCCCTTAGTGCATCTGGTGTTGTTCCTGGCCACGCTATTGACCACGATGGCTATGGGCGCGGTTATCGCCGGGGCGAATCCACTGCGTAACCCGCGCGAGCTGGAGCGGGGCGCCGCGTTCGCATTCGGCCTACTGAGCATCCTCGGGGTACATGAGCTCGGCCACTACTTTGTCGCCCGTCGCCATGGAGTGGCGGTGACGCTGCCTTATTTCATTCCGGTCCCGTTTGGCCTGGGCACCTTTGGCGCGTTCATTCAGCTCCAATCGCCTGTGGAGAACCGACGGGCGCTCTTCGACGTGGGGATCGCCGGGCCGCTGGCGGGCACGCTGGCAGCCATACCGCTGTTTGTGATCGGGCTGATCCAGTCGCGTGTGGTCGTTGATCCAGGGTACAACAAGCTCAGCGCGTCTCTTCTGGTTGAATCGCTGGTGCAACTCGTCCGCCCCCATCCGGATGGTTACGTGGTGCTCTTGCACCCTCTGGCGCTGGCGGCCTGGTTTGGGCTGCTGGTGACGGGGATCAATCTGTTGCCAGCCGGCCAGTTGGACGGCGGCCATATCGCCTACGCTGTATTGGGCGCTCAGGCGCGCTGGATGACCCTGGGGGTCTTGCTCATGCTGATGGTGATGGGATGGCTCTACTGGCCTGGCTGGTACGTGTGGGCGCTTTTCGTGGCCCTTACCGGCCGAGATCACCCCGCGCCGCTAGACGACATCACGACCTTGGACGGGATACGCCGGCTGTGGGCCTTGTTGGGGTTAGGGACGTTGGCGATTACGTTTACGCCTGCGCCATTTTGA
- a CDS encoding type I 3-dehydroquinate dehydratase: MPKPLIAVALGVADTDEARRALERVAQIADLAEIRLDLMRSYDLPRLLRDRPCPVIITHRPRREGGRFDGDERQRVRPLLDAISLGAEHVDIEWDSIHLLAGTDRGRTRIIVSRHDFERTPEDLPHQYQALAAGGDVVKLVGMARRVTDLRPVIQVLRTADRPTIAIGMGEAGLASRVLALRYPSCYLTYAALEDGAVTAPGQVTLRDLREIYHAHEINANTVAFGHLTPVLPPREMLLAGNAALRTLRANAVWVPLIASSVDRTVLSTLDALELAGCSVDATLAERVALQLPYLTPKANRMGRVDTLVRTADGRWIGDYWGMDVLARAARWAEGVFEKL; the protein is encoded by the coding sequence ATGCCTAAACCGTTGATCGCGGTGGCCTTGGGCGTAGCCGACACAGATGAAGCACGGCGGGCGCTGGAACGCGTGGCGCAGATAGCCGATCTAGCCGAGATCCGCCTTGACCTCATGCGCAGCTACGACCTACCTCGGCTATTGCGCGATCGCCCCTGCCCAGTGATCATCACCCACCGCCCACGGCGCGAGGGCGGGCGGTTTGACGGGGACGAGCGCCAGCGCGTGCGCCCGCTGCTCGACGCGATCAGCCTAGGGGCTGAACATGTGGACATCGAATGGGACTCCATCCATCTCTTAGCCGGGACGGATCGTGGGCGAACCCGGATCATCGTCTCTCGTCACGATTTCGAGAGGACGCCAGAAGACCTGCCGCACCAGTACCAGGCCCTGGCTGCTGGGGGCGATGTCGTGAAGCTGGTGGGTATGGCCCGTCGCGTGACCGATCTAAGGCCTGTCATACAGGTCTTGCGGACCGCCGATCGTCCTACCATTGCCATCGGAATGGGTGAGGCCGGCTTGGCGAGCCGCGTGTTGGCCTTGCGTTATCCTTCGTGTTATCTGACATATGCGGCGCTAGAAGATGGCGCCGTCACAGCCCCCGGCCAGGTAACCCTGCGCGATCTGCGTGAGATATATCACGCCCATGAGATCAACGCTAACACGGTGGCCTTCGGCCATCTGACGCCTGTGCTGCCGCCTCGGGAAATGCTATTGGCCGGCAACGCGGCGCTGCGCACGCTGAGAGCCAATGCGGTATGGGTGCCCCTGATCGCATCGAGCGTAGATCGGACTGTGCTAAGCACCCTCGATGCGTTGGAGTTGGCCGGGTGCAGCGTGGATGCAACGCTGGCTGAGCGCGTTGCCCTGCAATTGCCCTACTTGACACCGAAAGCCAACCGGATGGGTCGAGTGGACACGCTTGTGCGCACAGCAGACGGCCGGTGGATAGGCGATTATTGGGGGATGGACGTCCTAGCTCGCGCTGCTCGCTGGGCTGAGGGAGTGTTTGAAAAGCTCTGA